A DNA window from Anas acuta chromosome 4, bAnaAcu1.1, whole genome shotgun sequence contains the following coding sequences:
- the F11 gene encoding coagulation factor XI isoform X10, whose product MIWIYQTFYFIFLLASVYGECVTQIYENTYFQGGDLSTVFTPSANYCQIVCTYHPTCLLFTYLPVTWTKDPAKRFSCYLKDSDTEMLPKVDMEGAVSGHSLKQCNIKISACSPDVHIGLDMEGENYDVTVAESYQQCQKRCTNDDHCHFFTYASKTFHNESFRL is encoded by the exons ATGATTTGGATTTATcagactttttatttcattttcttacttgCTTCAGTTTACGGTG AATGTGTGACTCAGATCTATGAAAATACATACTTCCAAGGAGGAGACCTCTCCACAGTTTTCACACCAAGTGCCAATTACTGTCAAATAGTGTGTACTTACCATCCTACCTGTCTGCTCTTCACATACTTGCCAGTGACATGGACTAAAGATCCTGCAAAGAG gTTTTCCTGCTACTTAAAAGACAGTGATACTGAAATGTTGCCAAAAGTGGATATGGAAGGAGCTGTTTCTGGACATTCTTTAAAACAATGTAACATCAAAATTAGTG ctTGCAGCCCAGATGTCCACATAGGTCTCGATATGGAAGGGGAAAATTATGACGTTACTGTGGCTGAGAGCTATCAACAGTGTCAAAAAAGATGCACCAATGATGACCACTGTCATTTTTTTACATATGCCTCAAAAACTTTTCACAATGAAAGCTTTCG ATTGTAA
- the F11 gene encoding coagulation factor XI isoform X7 produces MIWIYQTFYFIFLLASVYGECVTQIYENTYFQGGDLSTVFTPSANYCQIVCTYHPTCLLFTYLPVTWTKDPAKRFSCYLKDSDTEMLPKVDMEGAVSGHSLKQCNIKISACSPDVHIGLDMEGENYDVTVAESYQQCQKRCTNDDHCHFFTYASKTFHNESFREKCFLKHTRLGTPTSIRVLDEVVSGFSLKPCQLSEIDSFSPTGGIIFGNY; encoded by the exons ATGATTTGGATTTATcagactttttatttcattttcttacttgCTTCAGTTTACGGTG AATGTGTGACTCAGATCTATGAAAATACATACTTCCAAGGAGGAGACCTCTCCACAGTTTTCACACCAAGTGCCAATTACTGTCAAATAGTGTGTACTTACCATCCTACCTGTCTGCTCTTCACATACTTGCCAGTGACATGGACTAAAGATCCTGCAAAGAG gTTTTCCTGCTACTTAAAAGACAGTGATACTGAAATGTTGCCAAAAGTGGATATGGAAGGAGCTGTTTCTGGACATTCTTTAAAACAATGTAACATCAAAATTAGTG ctTGCAGCCCAGATGTCCACATAGGTCTCGATATGGAAGGGGAAAATTATGACGTTACTGTGGCTGAGAGCTATCAACAGTGTCAAAAAAGATGCACCAATGATGACCACTGTCATTTTTTTACATATGCCTCAAAAACTTTTCACAATGAAAGCTTTCG tgaaaaatgcttcttgaaaCATACCAGGTTAGGAACTCCAACCAGCATAAGGGTGCTTGATGAGGTTGTGTCTGGATTCTCCTTAAAGCCATGTCAGCTTTCTGAAATAG ACTCTTTCAGTCCTACTGGAGGAATAATCTTTGGAAATTATTGA
- the F11 gene encoding coagulation factor XI isoform X5 has product MIWIYQTFYFIFLLASVYGECVTQIYENTYFQGGDLSTVFTPSANYCQIVCTYHPTCLLFTYLPVTWTKDPAKRFSCYLKDSDTEMLPKVDMEGAVSGHSLKQCNIKISACSPDVHIGLDMEGENYDVTVAESYQQCQKRCTNDDHCHFFTYASKTFHNESFREKCFLKHTRLGTPTSIRVLDEVVSGFSLKPCQLSEIDCKMDLFEHQEFSGMNVTSFFTPDTSVCQTICTYFPNCLFFTFFTKEWQIASQRNLCLLMTSTSGTPEALTLRENAISGFGLLNCRRYFPACNSRTYVHMNFLGDELNVTYTKGHKACQQVCTDMIRCQFFTYFPLQDSCNEERKCECHLRMSSNGSPVEIKHGPGRISGYSLRLCKKKASTVSNYFCSMYAAFCKKY; this is encoded by the exons ATGATTTGGATTTATcagactttttatttcattttcttacttgCTTCAGTTTACGGTG AATGTGTGACTCAGATCTATGAAAATACATACTTCCAAGGAGGAGACCTCTCCACAGTTTTCACACCAAGTGCCAATTACTGTCAAATAGTGTGTACTTACCATCCTACCTGTCTGCTCTTCACATACTTGCCAGTGACATGGACTAAAGATCCTGCAAAGAG gTTTTCCTGCTACTTAAAAGACAGTGATACTGAAATGTTGCCAAAAGTGGATATGGAAGGAGCTGTTTCTGGACATTCTTTAAAACAATGTAACATCAAAATTAGTG ctTGCAGCCCAGATGTCCACATAGGTCTCGATATGGAAGGGGAAAATTATGACGTTACTGTGGCTGAGAGCTATCAACAGTGTCAAAAAAGATGCACCAATGATGACCACTGTCATTTTTTTACATATGCCTCAAAAACTTTTCACAATGAAAGCTTTCG tgaaaaatgcttcttgaaaCATACCAGGTTAGGAACTCCAACCAGCATAAGGGTGCTTGATGAGGTTGTGTCTGGATTCTCCTTAAAGCCATGTCAGCTTTCTGAAATAG ATTGTAAAATGGACCTTTTTGAACATCAAGAATTTTCAGGAATGAATGTTACAAGTTTCTTCACTCCCGATACCTCTGTCTGCCAAACTATTTGTACTTATTTTCCAAATTGCCTGTTCTTTACATTTTTCACCAAGGAATGGCAAATAGCATCACAAAG aaatctttGCCTTCTGATGACATCAACAAGTGGAACACCAGAGGCACTTACGTTACGAGAAAATGCAATATCGGGCTTTGGTCTCCTAAATTGCAGAAGATACTTTCCTG CCTGCAATTCTCGCACTTATGTGCATATGAATTTTTTGGGAGATGAACTCAATGTCACTTATACAAAAGGACACAAAGCCTGTCAGCAGGTTTGCACAGACATGATCCGCTGCCAATTTTTTACATACTTTCCCCTCCAAGATTCATGCAATGAGGAAAg GAAGTGTGAGTGTCATCTAAGAATGTCCTCAAATGGATCTCCAGTGGAAATAAAACATGGGCCAGGAAGGATCTCTGGATACTCACTACGATTATGTAAAAAAAAGGCCAGTACTG TTTCCAATTATTTCTGTAGTATGTATGCAGCATTCTGCAAGAAATATTAG
- the F11 gene encoding coagulation factor XI isoform X6, with protein sequence MIWIYQTFYFIFLLASVYGECVTQIYENTYFQGGDLSTVFTPSANYCQIVCTYHPTCLLFTYLPVTWTKDPAKRFSCYLKDSDTEMLPKVDMEGAVSGHSLKQCNIKISACSPDVHIGLDMEGENYDVTVAESYQQCQKRCTNDDHCHFFTYASKTFHNESFREKCFLKHTRLGTPTSIRVLDEVVSGFSLKPCQLSEIDCKMDLFEHQEFSGMNVTSFFTPDTSVCQTICTYFPNCLFFTFFTKEWQIASQRNLCLLMTSTSGTPEALTLRENAISGFGLLNCRRYFPACNSRTYVHMNFLGDELNVTYTKGHKACQQVCTDMIRCQFFTYFPLQDSCNEERKCECHLRMSSNGSPVEIKHGPGRISGYSLRLCKKKASTVVRIPTFGVFMLVF encoded by the exons ATGATTTGGATTTATcagactttttatttcattttcttacttgCTTCAGTTTACGGTG AATGTGTGACTCAGATCTATGAAAATACATACTTCCAAGGAGGAGACCTCTCCACAGTTTTCACACCAAGTGCCAATTACTGTCAAATAGTGTGTACTTACCATCCTACCTGTCTGCTCTTCACATACTTGCCAGTGACATGGACTAAAGATCCTGCAAAGAG gTTTTCCTGCTACTTAAAAGACAGTGATACTGAAATGTTGCCAAAAGTGGATATGGAAGGAGCTGTTTCTGGACATTCTTTAAAACAATGTAACATCAAAATTAGTG ctTGCAGCCCAGATGTCCACATAGGTCTCGATATGGAAGGGGAAAATTATGACGTTACTGTGGCTGAGAGCTATCAACAGTGTCAAAAAAGATGCACCAATGATGACCACTGTCATTTTTTTACATATGCCTCAAAAACTTTTCACAATGAAAGCTTTCG tgaaaaatgcttcttgaaaCATACCAGGTTAGGAACTCCAACCAGCATAAGGGTGCTTGATGAGGTTGTGTCTGGATTCTCCTTAAAGCCATGTCAGCTTTCTGAAATAG ATTGTAAAATGGACCTTTTTGAACATCAAGAATTTTCAGGAATGAATGTTACAAGTTTCTTCACTCCCGATACCTCTGTCTGCCAAACTATTTGTACTTATTTTCCAAATTGCCTGTTCTTTACATTTTTCACCAAGGAATGGCAAATAGCATCACAAAG aaatctttGCCTTCTGATGACATCAACAAGTGGAACACCAGAGGCACTTACGTTACGAGAAAATGCAATATCGGGCTTTGGTCTCCTAAATTGCAGAAGATACTTTCCTG CCTGCAATTCTCGCACTTATGTGCATATGAATTTTTTGGGAGATGAACTCAATGTCACTTATACAAAAGGACACAAAGCCTGTCAGCAGGTTTGCACAGACATGATCCGCTGCCAATTTTTTACATACTTTCCCCTCCAAGATTCATGCAATGAGGAAAg GAAGTGTGAGTGTCATCTAAGAATGTCCTCAAATGGATCTCCAGTGGAAATAAAACATGGGCCAGGAAGGATCTCTGGATACTCACTACGATTATGTAAAAAAAAGGCCAGTACTG tcgTCAGAATCCCAACATTTGGCGTGTTTATGctggtattttaa
- the F11 gene encoding coagulation factor XI isoform X3 encodes MIWIYQTFYFIFLLASVYGECVTQIYENTYFQGGDLSTVFTPSANYCQIVCTYHPTCLLFTYLPVTWTKDPAKRFSCYLKDSDTEMLPKVDMEGAVSGHSLKQCNIKISACSPDVHIGLDMEGENYDVTVAESYQQCQKRCTNDDHCHFFTYASKTFHNESFREKCFLKHTRLGTPTSIRVLDEVVSGFSLKPCQLSEIDCKMDLFEHQEFSGMNVTSFFTPDTSVCQTICTYFPNCLFFTFFTKEWQIASQRNLCLLMTSTSGTPEALTLRENAISGFGLLNCRRYFPACNSRTYVHMNFLGDELNVTYTKGHKACQQVCTDMIRCQFFTYFPLQDSCNEERKCECHLRMSSNGSPVEIKHGPGRISGYSLRLCKKKASTVCMQHSARNIRIVGGTDSSPGEWPWQVSLHVKLFRRRHHCGGSIISNQWILTAAHCFMSRQNPNIWRVYAGILKQSEIKEDTPFFKVEEIIIHPRYTYAQTGYDIALLKLDKPMNFTDLQLPICLPSKEEANILYTDCWVIGWGYRKEREMDTCLIIPPIA; translated from the exons ATGATTTGGATTTATcagactttttatttcattttcttacttgCTTCAGTTTACGGTG AATGTGTGACTCAGATCTATGAAAATACATACTTCCAAGGAGGAGACCTCTCCACAGTTTTCACACCAAGTGCCAATTACTGTCAAATAGTGTGTACTTACCATCCTACCTGTCTGCTCTTCACATACTTGCCAGTGACATGGACTAAAGATCCTGCAAAGAG gTTTTCCTGCTACTTAAAAGACAGTGATACTGAAATGTTGCCAAAAGTGGATATGGAAGGAGCTGTTTCTGGACATTCTTTAAAACAATGTAACATCAAAATTAGTG ctTGCAGCCCAGATGTCCACATAGGTCTCGATATGGAAGGGGAAAATTATGACGTTACTGTGGCTGAGAGCTATCAACAGTGTCAAAAAAGATGCACCAATGATGACCACTGTCATTTTTTTACATATGCCTCAAAAACTTTTCACAATGAAAGCTTTCG tgaaaaatgcttcttgaaaCATACCAGGTTAGGAACTCCAACCAGCATAAGGGTGCTTGATGAGGTTGTGTCTGGATTCTCCTTAAAGCCATGTCAGCTTTCTGAAATAG ATTGTAAAATGGACCTTTTTGAACATCAAGAATTTTCAGGAATGAATGTTACAAGTTTCTTCACTCCCGATACCTCTGTCTGCCAAACTATTTGTACTTATTTTCCAAATTGCCTGTTCTTTACATTTTTCACCAAGGAATGGCAAATAGCATCACAAAG aaatctttGCCTTCTGATGACATCAACAAGTGGAACACCAGAGGCACTTACGTTACGAGAAAATGCAATATCGGGCTTTGGTCTCCTAAATTGCAGAAGATACTTTCCTG CCTGCAATTCTCGCACTTATGTGCATATGAATTTTTTGGGAGATGAACTCAATGTCACTTATACAAAAGGACACAAAGCCTGTCAGCAGGTTTGCACAGACATGATCCGCTGCCAATTTTTTACATACTTTCCCCTCCAAGATTCATGCAATGAGGAAAg GAAGTGTGAGTGTCATCTAAGAATGTCCTCAAATGGATCTCCAGTGGAAATAAAACATGGGCCAGGAAGGATCTCTGGATACTCACTACGATTATGTAAAAAAAAGGCCAGTACTG TATGTATGCAGCATTCTGCAAGAAATATTAGGATAGTTGGAGGGACAGATTCTTCCCCTGGTGAATGGCCATGGCAAGTAAGCTTGCATGTGAAATTGTTTCGTCGGAGACATCACTGTGGGGGCTCTATCATCAGTAACCAGTGGATTCTTACAGCTGCTCACTGTTTCATGAG tcgTCAGAATCCCAACATTTGGCGTGTTTATGctggtattttaaaacaatcagaaataaaagaggATACACCTTTCTTCAAAGTGGAAGAGATTATTATTCACCCTCGGTATACATATGCACAGACTGGATATGACATTGCTTTACTGAAACTTGATAAACCTATGAATTTTACTG ATCTTCAACTACCTATTTGCCTGCCATCAAAAGAAGAAGCTAACATACTTTATACTGACTGTTGGGTAATTGGATGGGgttacagaaaggaaagag AAATGGACACTTGTCTGATCATACCACCTATTGCATAG
- the F11 gene encoding coagulation factor XI isoform X1 gives MIWIYQTFYFIFLLASVYGECVTQIYENTYFQGGDLSTVFTPSANYCQIVCTYHPTCLLFTYLPVTWTKDPAKRFSCYLKDSDTEMLPKVDMEGAVSGHSLKQCNIKISACSPDVHIGLDMEGENYDVTVAESYQQCQKRCTNDDHCHFFTYASKTFHNESFREKCFLKHTRLGTPTSIRVLDEVVSGFSLKPCQLSEIDCKMDLFEHQEFSGMNVTSFFTPDTSVCQTICTYFPNCLFFTFFTKEWQIASQRNLCLLMTSTSGTPEALTLRENAISGFGLLNCRRYFPACNSRTYVHMNFLGDELNVTYTKGHKACQQVCTDMIRCQFFTYFPLQDSCNEERKCECHLRMSSNGSPVEIKHGPGRISGYSLRLCKKKASTVCMQHSARNIRIVGGTDSSPGEWPWQVSLHVKLFRRRHHCGGSIISNQWILTAAHCFMSRQNPNIWRVYAGILKQSEIKEDTPFFKVEEIIIHPRYTYAQTGYDIALLKLDKPMNFTDLQLPICLPSKEEANILYTDCWVIGWGYRKERGLVEDILQKVTVPLMSKEECQARYRKRTLDDNVICAGYDEGGKDACKGDSGGPLSCKHEEVWYLVGITSWGEGCARPRQPGVYTKVVDYLDWILEKTT, from the exons ATGATTTGGATTTATcagactttttatttcattttcttacttgCTTCAGTTTACGGTG AATGTGTGACTCAGATCTATGAAAATACATACTTCCAAGGAGGAGACCTCTCCACAGTTTTCACACCAAGTGCCAATTACTGTCAAATAGTGTGTACTTACCATCCTACCTGTCTGCTCTTCACATACTTGCCAGTGACATGGACTAAAGATCCTGCAAAGAG gTTTTCCTGCTACTTAAAAGACAGTGATACTGAAATGTTGCCAAAAGTGGATATGGAAGGAGCTGTTTCTGGACATTCTTTAAAACAATGTAACATCAAAATTAGTG ctTGCAGCCCAGATGTCCACATAGGTCTCGATATGGAAGGGGAAAATTATGACGTTACTGTGGCTGAGAGCTATCAACAGTGTCAAAAAAGATGCACCAATGATGACCACTGTCATTTTTTTACATATGCCTCAAAAACTTTTCACAATGAAAGCTTTCG tgaaaaatgcttcttgaaaCATACCAGGTTAGGAACTCCAACCAGCATAAGGGTGCTTGATGAGGTTGTGTCTGGATTCTCCTTAAAGCCATGTCAGCTTTCTGAAATAG ATTGTAAAATGGACCTTTTTGAACATCAAGAATTTTCAGGAATGAATGTTACAAGTTTCTTCACTCCCGATACCTCTGTCTGCCAAACTATTTGTACTTATTTTCCAAATTGCCTGTTCTTTACATTTTTCACCAAGGAATGGCAAATAGCATCACAAAG aaatctttGCCTTCTGATGACATCAACAAGTGGAACACCAGAGGCACTTACGTTACGAGAAAATGCAATATCGGGCTTTGGTCTCCTAAATTGCAGAAGATACTTTCCTG CCTGCAATTCTCGCACTTATGTGCATATGAATTTTTTGGGAGATGAACTCAATGTCACTTATACAAAAGGACACAAAGCCTGTCAGCAGGTTTGCACAGACATGATCCGCTGCCAATTTTTTACATACTTTCCCCTCCAAGATTCATGCAATGAGGAAAg GAAGTGTGAGTGTCATCTAAGAATGTCCTCAAATGGATCTCCAGTGGAAATAAAACATGGGCCAGGAAGGATCTCTGGATACTCACTACGATTATGTAAAAAAAAGGCCAGTACTG TATGTATGCAGCATTCTGCAAGAAATATTAGGATAGTTGGAGGGACAGATTCTTCCCCTGGTGAATGGCCATGGCAAGTAAGCTTGCATGTGAAATTGTTTCGTCGGAGACATCACTGTGGGGGCTCTATCATCAGTAACCAGTGGATTCTTACAGCTGCTCACTGTTTCATGAG tcgTCAGAATCCCAACATTTGGCGTGTTTATGctggtattttaaaacaatcagaaataaaagaggATACACCTTTCTTCAAAGTGGAAGAGATTATTATTCACCCTCGGTATACATATGCACAGACTGGATATGACATTGCTTTACTGAAACTTGATAAACCTATGAATTTTACTG ATCTTCAACTACCTATTTGCCTGCCATCAAAAGAAGAAGCTAACATACTTTATACTGACTGTTGGGTAATTGGATGGGgttacagaaaggaaagag GTCTTGTAGAAGATATTCTTCAGAAAGTTACTGTTCCCCTAATGTCAAAAGAGGAATGCCAGGCAAGATACCGGAAGCGCACACTAGATGACAATGTGATCTGTGCTGGCTATGATGAAGGTGGAAAGGATGCTTGCAAG GGAGACTCGGGAGGACCACTGTCATGCAAGCATGAGGAGGTGTGGTATCTTGtgggcatcaccagctggggtGAAGGGTGCGCTCGCCCCAGGCAGCCCGGAGTCTATACAAAAGTTGTTGACTATCTAGACTGGATTCTAGAAAAAACTACATAG
- the F11 gene encoding coagulation factor XI isoform X8 has protein sequence MIWIYQTFYFIFLLASVYGECVTQIYENTYFQGGDLSTVFTPSANYCQIVCTYHPTCLLFTYLPVTWTKDPAKRFSCYLKDSDTEMLPKVDMEGAVSGHSLKQCNIKISACSPDVHIGLDMEGENYDVTVAESYQQCQKRCTNDDHCHFFTYASKTFHNESFREKCFLKHTRLGTPTSIRVLDEVVSGFSLKPCQLSEIGKRKGERRNKS, from the exons ATGATTTGGATTTATcagactttttatttcattttcttacttgCTTCAGTTTACGGTG AATGTGTGACTCAGATCTATGAAAATACATACTTCCAAGGAGGAGACCTCTCCACAGTTTTCACACCAAGTGCCAATTACTGTCAAATAGTGTGTACTTACCATCCTACCTGTCTGCTCTTCACATACTTGCCAGTGACATGGACTAAAGATCCTGCAAAGAG gTTTTCCTGCTACTTAAAAGACAGTGATACTGAAATGTTGCCAAAAGTGGATATGGAAGGAGCTGTTTCTGGACATTCTTTAAAACAATGTAACATCAAAATTAGTG ctTGCAGCCCAGATGTCCACATAGGTCTCGATATGGAAGGGGAAAATTATGACGTTACTGTGGCTGAGAGCTATCAACAGTGTCAAAAAAGATGCACCAATGATGACCACTGTCATTTTTTTACATATGCCTCAAAAACTTTTCACAATGAAAGCTTTCG tgaaaaatgcttcttgaaaCATACCAGGTTAGGAACTCCAACCAGCATAAGGGTGCTTGATGAGGTTGTGTCTGGATTCTCCTTAAAGCCATGTCAGCTTTCTGAAATAG gcaagaggaagggagagagaagaaataaatcatgA
- the F11 gene encoding coagulation factor XI isoform X9 → MIWIYQTFYFIFLLASVYGECVTQIYENTYFQGGDLSTVFTPSANYCQIVCTYHPTCLLFTYLPVTWTKDPAKRFSCYLKDSDTEMLPKVDMEGAVSGHSLKQCNIKISACSPDVHIGLDMEGENYDVTVAESYQQCQKRCTNDDHCHFFTYASKTFHNESFREKCFLKHTRLGTPTSIRVLDEVVSGFSLKPCQLSEIERQEEGREKK, encoded by the exons ATGATTTGGATTTATcagactttttatttcattttcttacttgCTTCAGTTTACGGTG AATGTGTGACTCAGATCTATGAAAATACATACTTCCAAGGAGGAGACCTCTCCACAGTTTTCACACCAAGTGCCAATTACTGTCAAATAGTGTGTACTTACCATCCTACCTGTCTGCTCTTCACATACTTGCCAGTGACATGGACTAAAGATCCTGCAAAGAG gTTTTCCTGCTACTTAAAAGACAGTGATACTGAAATGTTGCCAAAAGTGGATATGGAAGGAGCTGTTTCTGGACATTCTTTAAAACAATGTAACATCAAAATTAGTG ctTGCAGCCCAGATGTCCACATAGGTCTCGATATGGAAGGGGAAAATTATGACGTTACTGTGGCTGAGAGCTATCAACAGTGTCAAAAAAGATGCACCAATGATGACCACTGTCATTTTTTTACATATGCCTCAAAAACTTTTCACAATGAAAGCTTTCG tgaaaaatgcttcttgaaaCATACCAGGTTAGGAACTCCAACCAGCATAAGGGTGCTTGATGAGGTTGTGTCTGGATTCTCCTTAAAGCCATGTCAGCTTTCTGAAATAG aaaggcaagaggaagggagagagaagaaataa
- the F11 gene encoding coagulation factor XI isoform X11 yields the protein MALYTGRYTLEDASAAPEICYEWHLPRGLMADLAARASVTAQAALLQPWVWGEGEDRDTPDSFISTRLDSKYKTFRGMVLLAPLALFSCQRSQKHECVTQIYENTYFQGGDLSTVFTPSANYCQIVCTYHPTCLLFTYLPVTWTKDPAKRFSCYLKDSDTEMLPKVDMEGAVSGHSLKQCNIKISACSPDVHIGLDMEGENYDVTVAESYQQCQKRCTNDDHCHFFTYASKTFHNESFREKCFLKHTRLGTPTSIRVLDEVVSGFSLKPCQLSEIDCKMDLFEHQEFSGMNVTSFFTPDTSVCQTICTYFPNCLFFTFFTKEWQIASQRNLCLLMTSTSGTPEALTLRENAISGFGLLNCRRYFPACNSRTYVHMNFLGDELNVTYTKGHKACQQVCTDMIRCQFFTYFPLQDSCNEERKCECHLRMSSNGSPVEIKHGPGRISGYSLRLCKKKASTVCMQHSARNIRIVGGTDSSPGEWPWQVSLHVKLFRRRHHCGGSIISNQWILTAAHCFMSRQNPNIWRVYAGILKQSEIKEDTPFFKVEEIIIHPRYTYAQTGYDIALLKLDKPMNFTDLQLPICLPSKEEANILYTDCWVIGWGYRKERGLVEDILQKVTVPLMSKEECQARYRKRTLDDNVICAGYDEGGKDACKGDSGGPLSCKHEEVWYLVGITSWGEGCARPRQPGVYTKVVDYLDWILEKTT from the exons atgGCTCTCTATACTGGAAGATATACCTTGGAAgatgcttctgctgctcctgagaTCTGCTATGAGTGGCACTTACCTCGTGGCCTCATGGCTGACCTTGCTGCTAGGGCTTCTGTCACTGCTCaagctgccctgctccagccttgGGTGTGGGGTGAGGGAGAGGACAGAGATACCCCAGACAGTTTTATTTCTACCAGGCTGGACAGCAAGTACAAGACTTTCAGAGGAATGGTTCTACTCGCCCCCCTTGCCCTCTTCTCCTGCCAAAGGAGTCAAAAGCATG AATGTGTGACTCAGATCTATGAAAATACATACTTCCAAGGAGGAGACCTCTCCACAGTTTTCACACCAAGTGCCAATTACTGTCAAATAGTGTGTACTTACCATCCTACCTGTCTGCTCTTCACATACTTGCCAGTGACATGGACTAAAGATCCTGCAAAGAG gTTTTCCTGCTACTTAAAAGACAGTGATACTGAAATGTTGCCAAAAGTGGATATGGAAGGAGCTGTTTCTGGACATTCTTTAAAACAATGTAACATCAAAATTAGTG ctTGCAGCCCAGATGTCCACATAGGTCTCGATATGGAAGGGGAAAATTATGACGTTACTGTGGCTGAGAGCTATCAACAGTGTCAAAAAAGATGCACCAATGATGACCACTGTCATTTTTTTACATATGCCTCAAAAACTTTTCACAATGAAAGCTTTCG tgaaaaatgcttcttgaaaCATACCAGGTTAGGAACTCCAACCAGCATAAGGGTGCTTGATGAGGTTGTGTCTGGATTCTCCTTAAAGCCATGTCAGCTTTCTGAAATAG ATTGTAAAATGGACCTTTTTGAACATCAAGAATTTTCAGGAATGAATGTTACAAGTTTCTTCACTCCCGATACCTCTGTCTGCCAAACTATTTGTACTTATTTTCCAAATTGCCTGTTCTTTACATTTTTCACCAAGGAATGGCAAATAGCATCACAAAG aaatctttGCCTTCTGATGACATCAACAAGTGGAACACCAGAGGCACTTACGTTACGAGAAAATGCAATATCGGGCTTTGGTCTCCTAAATTGCAGAAGATACTTTCCTG CCTGCAATTCTCGCACTTATGTGCATATGAATTTTTTGGGAGATGAACTCAATGTCACTTATACAAAAGGACACAAAGCCTGTCAGCAGGTTTGCACAGACATGATCCGCTGCCAATTTTTTACATACTTTCCCCTCCAAGATTCATGCAATGAGGAAAg GAAGTGTGAGTGTCATCTAAGAATGTCCTCAAATGGATCTCCAGTGGAAATAAAACATGGGCCAGGAAGGATCTCTGGATACTCACTACGATTATGTAAAAAAAAGGCCAGTACTG TATGTATGCAGCATTCTGCAAGAAATATTAGGATAGTTGGAGGGACAGATTCTTCCCCTGGTGAATGGCCATGGCAAGTAAGCTTGCATGTGAAATTGTTTCGTCGGAGACATCACTGTGGGGGCTCTATCATCAGTAACCAGTGGATTCTTACAGCTGCTCACTGTTTCATGAG tcgTCAGAATCCCAACATTTGGCGTGTTTATGctggtattttaaaacaatcagaaataaaagaggATACACCTTTCTTCAAAGTGGAAGAGATTATTATTCACCCTCGGTATACATATGCACAGACTGGATATGACATTGCTTTACTGAAACTTGATAAACCTATGAATTTTACTG ATCTTCAACTACCTATTTGCCTGCCATCAAAAGAAGAAGCTAACATACTTTATACTGACTGTTGGGTAATTGGATGGGgttacagaaaggaaagag GTCTTGTAGAAGATATTCTTCAGAAAGTTACTGTTCCCCTAATGTCAAAAGAGGAATGCCAGGCAAGATACCGGAAGCGCACACTAGATGACAATGTGATCTGTGCTGGCTATGATGAAGGTGGAAAGGATGCTTGCAAG GGAGACTCGGGAGGACCACTGTCATGCAAGCATGAGGAGGTGTGGTATCTTGtgggcatcaccagctggggtGAAGGGTGCGCTCGCCCCAGGCAGCCCGGAGTCTATACAAAAGTTGTTGACTATCTAGACTGGATTCTAGAAAAAACTACATAG